A genomic segment from Microbacterium sp. SORGH_AS_0428 encodes:
- a CDS encoding ParA family protein, protein MAERAVKQAGRGTKGDVPLGPTGRPYQGFATPPALAAHGPARIIALCNQKGGVGKTTTTINLAASLAHYGRKVLAVDFDPQGALSAGLGITTHDVPTIYDLLLDTKRDPREVIVTTSVDGLDVLPANIDLSAAEVHLVNEVARETILARVLRHVAGEYDVILIDCQPSLGLLTVNALTASHGVLIPLECEFFALRGVALLIETIDKVRDRLNPSITLDGVLATMYDPRTLHSREVLERVVEAFGDDVLETVIGRTVKFPDASVSGMPITEFAPEHAAAQAYLRLARELVARGAVA, encoded by the coding sequence GTGGCGGAGCGCGCAGTGAAGCAGGCGGGTAGAGGCACGAAGGGCGACGTGCCCCTCGGCCCGACCGGTCGCCCCTATCAGGGGTTCGCGACACCGCCGGCGCTCGCCGCCCACGGCCCCGCGCGCATCATCGCCCTCTGCAATCAGAAGGGCGGGGTCGGCAAGACGACCACGACCATCAACCTGGCCGCATCCCTCGCCCACTACGGGCGCAAGGTGCTGGCGGTCGACTTCGACCCGCAGGGTGCGCTGTCGGCAGGCCTGGGTATCACGACGCACGACGTGCCAACGATCTACGACCTGCTGCTGGACACCAAGCGCGACCCGCGCGAGGTCATCGTCACGACCTCCGTCGACGGTCTCGACGTGCTTCCGGCGAACATCGACCTCTCCGCCGCCGAGGTGCACCTCGTCAACGAGGTGGCGCGCGAGACGATCCTTGCCCGCGTGCTGCGCCATGTGGCGGGGGAGTACGACGTCATCCTCATCGACTGCCAGCCTTCGCTGGGGCTGCTGACGGTCAACGCCCTGACGGCGAGCCACGGCGTGCTGATCCCGCTCGAGTGCGAGTTCTTTGCCTTGCGCGGCGTCGCCCTGCTGATCGAGACGATCGACAAGGTGCGCGACCGGCTGAACCCCTCGATCACCCTCGACGGGGTGCTCGCCACGATGTACGACCCGCGCACGCTCCACTCGCGCGAGGTGCTCGAACGCGTGGTCGAGGCGTTCGGCGACGACGTGCTGGAGACCGTGATCGGGCGCACCGTGAAGTTCCCCGACGCGTCGGTGTCGGGGATGCCCATCACCGAGTTCGCTCCCGAGCACGCCGCGGCGCAGGCCTACCTGCGTCTCGCGCGGGAGCTGGTCGCCCGTGGCGCCGTCGCCTGA
- the der gene encoding ribosome biogenesis GTPase Der, whose protein sequence is MRAEDEYEAGPDQLEETLAGIDDTLAEQRAIALRASLEDYDLDDDDAEVLAGLVGSGDGIEYLPALPVVAIVGRPNVGKSALVNRILGRREAVVEDTPGVTRDRVTYKAEWLDRRFSLVDTGGWEPDAKGIDRSVAAQAEVAIDLADVVLFVVDAMVGATSTDEHVVKLLRRSGKPVMLVANKIDDARQEPEAAALWNLGLGEPHPVSAIHGRGVADLLDELVKVLPDVSAVAKHEIGGPRRVAILGRPNVGKSSLLNKAAGEERVVVNELAGTTRDPVDEIVELGGKLWRLVDTAGIRRRVHLQQGADFYASLRTSAALEKAEVAVVVLDVSAPLSEQDVRIIDMVLESGRALVLAFNKWDRLNDDDMANIDRRRYLEREIEQDLAHVAWAPRVNISARTGRHLEKLVPALETALESWDQRISTGKFNAFLSELVAEHPHPVRGGKQPRILFGTQAGTRPPTFVLFTTGFLDPGYRRFIQRRLRELYGFEGTPIVINMRVRERRQR, encoded by the coding sequence ATGCGCGCTGAGGACGAGTACGAAGCCGGACCAGATCAGCTCGAGGAGACCCTCGCCGGAATCGACGACACGCTCGCCGAGCAGCGCGCGATCGCGCTGCGGGCGTCGCTCGAGGACTACGACCTCGATGACGACGACGCCGAGGTGCTCGCGGGCCTCGTCGGCTCCGGCGACGGCATCGAGTACCTGCCGGCGCTGCCGGTGGTCGCGATCGTCGGTCGCCCGAACGTCGGCAAGTCCGCGCTCGTGAACCGCATCCTCGGGCGTCGCGAGGCCGTCGTCGAGGACACCCCCGGCGTGACGCGCGACCGCGTGACGTACAAGGCGGAGTGGCTCGACCGCCGCTTCTCGCTCGTCGACACCGGCGGCTGGGAGCCCGACGCCAAGGGCATCGACCGGTCGGTGGCCGCCCAGGCCGAGGTTGCGATCGATCTCGCCGACGTCGTGCTGTTCGTGGTCGATGCGATGGTCGGCGCCACCTCGACCGACGAGCACGTCGTGAAGCTCCTGCGTCGCAGCGGCAAGCCCGTCATGCTCGTCGCCAACAAGATCGACGACGCGCGCCAGGAGCCGGAAGCTGCGGCACTGTGGAACCTCGGGCTGGGAGAGCCGCATCCGGTCTCCGCCATCCACGGCCGCGGTGTCGCGGACCTCCTCGACGAACTCGTGAAGGTGCTGCCGGACGTCTCCGCCGTCGCCAAGCACGAGATCGGCGGCCCGCGCCGCGTCGCGATCCTGGGGCGCCCGAACGTGGGCAAGTCGTCGCTGCTGAACAAGGCGGCCGGCGAGGAGCGCGTCGTCGTCAACGAGCTCGCCGGCACCACCCGCGACCCGGTCGACGAGATCGTCGAGCTCGGCGGCAAGCTGTGGCGTCTGGTCGACACCGCCGGCATCCGCCGCCGCGTCCACCTGCAGCAGGGTGCGGACTTCTACGCGTCGCTGCGCACCTCGGCCGCCCTCGAGAAGGCCGAAGTGGCCGTCGTCGTGCTGGACGTGTCCGCGCCCCTCAGCGAGCAGGACGTGCGCATCATCGACATGGTGCTCGAGTCGGGCCGCGCGCTCGTGCTCGCCTTCAACAAGTGGGACCGCCTGAACGACGACGACATGGCGAACATCGACCGTCGCCGGTACCTGGAGCGCGAGATCGAACAGGATCTCGCGCACGTCGCATGGGCGCCGCGCGTCAACATCTCCGCCCGCACCGGCCGCCACCTCGAGAAGCTCGTCCCGGCGCTCGAGACGGCCCTCGAGTCGTGGGATCAGCGCATCTCGACGGGCAAGTTCAACGCCTTCCTCTCCGAACTCGTCGCCGAGCACCCGCATCCCGTGCGCGGCGGCAAGCAGCCCCGCATCCTGTTCGGCACGCAGGCGGGCACGCGTCCGCCGACATTCGTCCTGTTCACGACGGGCTTCCTGGACCCCGGCTACCGTCGGTTCATCCAGCGCCGCCTGCGTGAGCTGTACGGCTTCGAGGGCACGCCCATCGTCATCAACATGCGGGTGCGCGAGCGCCGCCAGCGCTGA
- a CDS encoding ScpA family protein yields MAPSPEPQDAATDGFRVSLGVFDGPFDLLLTLISQHELDITDVALSVVTDEFIAYLRQLGPDAELDEASEFLVVAATLLDMKVAGLLPQGELVDAEAVALLEARDLLFARLLQYRAFKEVSAWFARSLEREERRHARSVRIDERYRQAAPELVWTLSTEDFAALAMLAMAPKEIPTVGLDHLHAPLVSIREQAAIVVTLLRQRGTLTFRELIAGVDASGIVVARFLSILELYRHAALSFEQLEPLGELTLRWSAERWSEENLATLGADYDR; encoded by the coding sequence GTGGCGCCGTCGCCTGAGCCGCAGGACGCGGCCACCGACGGATTCCGGGTATCGCTGGGCGTCTTCGACGGCCCGTTCGATCTGCTGCTGACCCTCATCTCGCAGCACGAGCTCGACATCACAGATGTGGCGCTCAGCGTCGTCACCGACGAGTTCATCGCCTACCTTCGCCAGCTCGGCCCGGATGCGGAGCTGGACGAGGCGTCGGAGTTCCTCGTCGTCGCCGCGACCCTGCTCGACATGAAAGTGGCGGGGCTGCTCCCGCAGGGCGAGCTCGTGGACGCGGAGGCCGTGGCTCTGCTCGAAGCGCGCGACCTGCTGTTCGCCCGGCTGCTGCAGTACCGCGCCTTCAAAGAGGTCTCCGCCTGGTTCGCGCGCTCGCTGGAGCGCGAAGAGAGACGGCATGCGCGCAGCGTCCGCATCGACGAGCGGTACCGCCAGGCCGCGCCTGAGCTGGTCTGGACGCTCAGCACCGAGGATTTCGCCGCCCTCGCCATGCTGGCGATGGCGCCGAAGGAGATCCCGACGGTCGGACTCGATCACCTGCACGCGCCGCTGGTCAGCATCCGCGAGCAGGCTGCGATCGTCGTGACCCTGCTGCGCCAGCGCGGCACGCTGACCTTCCGCGAACTGATCGCCGGAGTGGACGCCTCCGGCATCGTCGTCGCACGATTCCTCTCCATCCTCGAGCTGTACCGCCACGCGGCACTGTCGTTCGAGCAGTTGGAGCCCCTCGGCGAGCTGACCCTGCGCTGGAGCGCGGAACGCTGGTCCGAGGAGAACCTCGCCACCCTGGGAGCCGACTATGACCGATGA
- the scpB gene encoding SMC-Scp complex subunit ScpB → MTDDIRTEESETTAWPQDVGSVARRLEAVLLILDEPHSVVALAAAVSAPVPAVRKAIAALVADYDGEDGGPRRGFELREVGGGWRLYVREEYDRVITEFLGTQQPARLSQAALETLAVIAYKQPVTRGQVASIRAVNVDSVVRTLVGRGLITEVGHDGETGAILYGTTDALLEKLGINTIDELPHISPLLDDGSTGFEEIAR, encoded by the coding sequence ATGACCGATGACATCCGCACCGAGGAATCGGAGACCACCGCCTGGCCGCAGGATGTGGGCTCGGTCGCGCGCCGTCTCGAAGCCGTCCTGCTGATCCTCGACGAGCCGCACAGCGTCGTCGCCCTCGCGGCCGCGGTCAGCGCGCCCGTCCCGGCGGTACGCAAGGCGATCGCGGCGCTCGTCGCGGACTACGACGGCGAGGACGGCGGCCCGCGCCGCGGCTTCGAGCTGCGCGAGGTGGGGGGCGGGTGGCGGCTCTACGTGCGCGAGGAGTACGACCGCGTCATCACCGAGTTCCTCGGCACCCAGCAGCCCGCTCGTCTCTCGCAGGCGGCCCTGGAGACCCTCGCGGTCATCGCATACAAGCAGCCCGTCACCCGCGGCCAGGTCGCGTCGATCCGCGCCGTCAACGTCGACTCGGTCGTGCGCACGCTCGTGGGGCGCGGTCTCATCACCGAGGTCGGCCACGACGGGGAGACCGGCGCCATCCTGTACGGCACGACCGATGCGCTGCTCGAGAAGCTCGGCATCAACACGATCGACGAGCTTCCCCACATCTCACCGCTGCTCGATGACGGCAGCACCGGCTTCGAGGAGATCGCACGATGA
- a CDS encoding M20/M25/M40 family metallo-hydrolase: MTTSRPRATRIGIGISIGAALAVTVGIAPAAAVDPADLEERVTVDAVVGHLQQLQDIADANGGNRAAGTSGYEASAAYIEQALTAAGYTPERQYFDADLQTIDAYTLTVDGYSAADPFGIPMEFTPGTPAGGLSDLPLIAPTAPLGCTADDWAGIDAAGAIALVSRGSCSFAEKSAAAAAAGAEAVIIYNNEPGPLQGTLGAQTPDLAPTVGILQSEGQDLLAALADGPVLADLDLQQHIDSVETFNIIADTPTGRDDNVVMLGAHLDSVEDGPGINDNGSGSAAILEVALQLAASGELENTVRFAWWGAEEIGLLGSAHYVEELTDADADAIATYLNFDMVASPNYVIAVYDADQSTYEAPVEVPEGSIATEAAFTSYFDAIGQPWIDTAFDARSDYNAFILAGIPASGLFTGADDVKTAEQVALFGGTEGIIMDPNYHTPADDMSNINTEALGIMLGAIASVTATLANDTSAVNGVAPIVDPVVPAPEVTEEGDHLLAASGSEISGVWLGGGVLALLAGAVVLAAAARRRRTV; this comes from the coding sequence GTGACGACATCACGGCCACGAGCCACCCGTATCGGCATCGGGATCAGCATCGGCGCAGCTCTGGCGGTGACCGTCGGCATTGCGCCGGCTGCCGCCGTCGATCCCGCCGATCTGGAAGAGCGGGTGACGGTGGACGCCGTCGTCGGCCACCTGCAGCAGCTGCAGGACATCGCCGACGCCAACGGCGGCAATCGGGCGGCGGGCACGAGCGGCTATGAAGCCAGCGCGGCCTACATCGAGCAGGCGCTGACGGCCGCCGGGTACACGCCCGAACGCCAGTACTTCGACGCGGACCTGCAGACGATCGACGCGTACACGCTCACGGTCGACGGCTACAGCGCCGCAGATCCCTTCGGCATCCCCATGGAGTTCACCCCGGGCACGCCCGCCGGCGGGCTCAGCGACCTGCCGCTGATCGCCCCGACCGCCCCGCTGGGATGCACAGCGGACGACTGGGCCGGTATCGACGCCGCAGGCGCCATCGCTCTCGTCTCGCGCGGCAGCTGCTCCTTCGCGGAGAAGTCGGCCGCGGCCGCTGCCGCCGGCGCGGAGGCCGTGATCATCTACAACAACGAGCCGGGTCCGCTCCAGGGCACCCTCGGCGCGCAAACCCCTGACCTCGCGCCGACGGTCGGCATCCTGCAGAGCGAGGGACAGGACCTGCTCGCGGCGCTCGCCGACGGACCCGTCCTGGCGGATCTCGATCTGCAGCAGCACATCGACTCCGTCGAGACGTTCAACATCATCGCCGACACGCCCACCGGTCGCGACGACAACGTCGTCATGCTCGGTGCGCACCTCGACTCCGTCGAGGACGGCCCCGGCATCAACGACAACGGCTCGGGCTCGGCGGCGATCCTGGAGGTCGCCCTTCAGCTGGCCGCGTCGGGTGAGCTGGAGAACACGGTCCGCTTCGCCTGGTGGGGCGCAGAGGAGATCGGGCTCTTGGGATCGGCGCACTACGTCGAAGAACTGACCGATGCCGATGCGGATGCCATCGCGACCTACCTCAACTTCGACATGGTCGCCTCTCCCAACTACGTGATCGCCGTCTACGACGCCGACCAGTCCACGTACGAGGCGCCGGTGGAGGTCCCGGAGGGATCGATCGCGACGGAGGCGGCGTTCACGAGCTACTTCGATGCGATCGGGCAGCCGTGGATCGACACCGCCTTCGACGCCCGCAGCGATTACAACGCGTTCATCCTGGCGGGGATCCCCGCATCCGGCCTGTTCACGGGAGCCGATGACGTCAAGACGGCGGAACAGGTGGCGCTGTTCGGCGGCACCGAGGGCATCATCATGGACCCGAACTATCACACGCCCGCCGATGACATGTCGAACATCAACACCGAGGCGCTCGGGATCATGCTCGGCGCGATCGCGAGCGTCACGGCGACGCTCGCGAACGACACGTCCGCCGTCAACGGTGTCGCGCCCATCGTCGACCCGGTCGTCCCGGCGCCCGAGGTGACCGAGGAGGGCGACCACCTGCTGGCCGCGTCCGGCTCGGAGATCTCCGGCGTCTGGCTCGGCGGCGGTGTCCTGGCACTTCTCGCGGGTGCCGTCGTGCTGGCAGCCGCCGCGCGTCGCCGGCGCACCGTCTGA
- the cmk gene encoding (d)CMP kinase, which translates to MSDSDVAIVAVDGPAGSGKSSVSKEVARRLGYGYLDTGAVYRSLAWHALDRSVDTSDATAVLEAMGDFDGSISLDPDDYWVRVGDTDVTEAIRETRVTEAVSGVARVPVVRHTVNARFRALVAESGRPGVVVEGRDITTVVAPDAPVRILLTAAPEVRAARRSAEVSGQDAAAVADSLRRRDASDSTVVDFMSAAEGVEVVDSTHLDFDETVAAVLAVAEKMQEVRDAR; encoded by the coding sequence ATGAGTGATTCCGACGTCGCCATCGTCGCCGTCGACGGCCCCGCCGGCAGCGGCAAGTCCTCGGTCTCCAAAGAGGTCGCCCGCCGCCTCGGCTACGGCTACCTCGACACGGGGGCGGTGTACCGCTCGCTCGCCTGGCACGCGCTCGACCGCTCCGTCGACACCTCCGACGCCACCGCGGTGCTCGAGGCGATGGGCGACTTCGACGGCAGCATCTCGCTGGACCCGGACGACTACTGGGTGCGGGTGGGAGACACGGACGTCACCGAGGCGATCCGTGAGACCCGCGTGACCGAGGCGGTCAGCGGCGTCGCCCGCGTCCCCGTCGTGCGCCACACGGTGAACGCCCGCTTCCGTGCCCTCGTCGCCGAGTCCGGACGACCCGGTGTCGTCGTCGAGGGGCGTGACATCACCACGGTGGTCGCCCCCGATGCGCCGGTGCGCATCCTGCTCACGGCAGCCCCCGAGGTCCGCGCCGCCCGGCGCAGCGCCGAGGTGAGCGGTCAGGACGCGGCGGCCGTCGCGGACTCGCTGCGCCGCCGTGACGCATCAGATTCCACCGTCGTCGACTTCATGTCGGCGGCCGAAGGGGTCGAGGTCGTGGATTCCACGCACCTCGACTTCGATGAGACAGTGGCGGCCGTTCTCGCGGTCGCAGAGAAAATGCAGGAGGTGCGCGATGCGCGCTGA
- a CDS encoding vitamin K epoxide reductase family protein: protein MSVPTAPPSRALAVFWIIAGLLGWAVSFLLYLEYIGQLRGVDPLVSCQLSVIVTCGPNLLSPGGNLLGFSNSIIGVVLFLGPIYAGVTALAGATGLRSWYWRTYLAFVAAAFVFVHFLAYRSVFEYGSLCPWCMVVWLVTIPLFWVTLGWTARAGLWGVRMRPVGRWLASWAPLVAILDVALIAVVAQLRLDVLGSLF from the coding sequence ATGAGCGTTCCCACCGCGCCCCCTTCCCGCGCGCTCGCCGTCTTCTGGATCATCGCCGGCCTTCTCGGCTGGGCGGTCTCGTTCCTGCTGTATCTCGAGTACATCGGGCAGCTGCGCGGCGTCGACCCGCTCGTGTCGTGCCAGTTGAGCGTGATCGTGACGTGCGGGCCCAACCTGCTCTCTCCCGGGGGCAACCTCCTCGGCTTCAGCAACTCGATCATCGGGGTCGTGCTGTTCCTCGGCCCGATCTACGCCGGTGTGACGGCGCTCGCCGGTGCGACGGGCCTGAGGAGCTGGTACTGGCGCACCTACCTGGCCTTCGTCGCCGCCGCCTTCGTGTTCGTGCACTTCCTGGCCTATCGGAGCGTCTTCGAGTACGGCTCGCTCTGCCCGTGGTGCATGGTCGTGTGGCTCGTCACCATCCCTCTCTTCTGGGTCACGCTCGGCTGGACCGCCCGCGCGGGGCTGTGGGGCGTTCGGATGCGGCCGGTCGGCCGATGGCTCGCGAGCTGGGCGCCGTTGGTCGCCATCCTCGACGTCGCGCTCATCGCCGTCGTCGCCCAGCTCAGACTGGACGTGTTGGGCTCGCTGTTCTGA
- a CDS encoding aminotransferase class V-fold PLP-dependent enzyme — protein sequence MRRLRRTTMGEGASDRPGFAYLPADTVYLDAACQSMRPTPVIEAFDEYFRTRNACGGRASYESAREVDAGVADTRAAVLRTLGLTSRTHAVSFTLNTTYGLNLLLTQLPAGRFRRVVTTVTEHNAVFLSTIAFARARGIDRVVLERDALGALMYRDADLADALVVVSAQNNVDGAVTADLAGLVADVHRLGGAVIVDAAQAMAHAPEVLRSLAADAICFSGHKAYGPSLGVVVATHALLMSLEVGFVGGGQVAEVSADDFVLLDEPHTRLEPGLQAWGEILAFGAALRWRQSYSRTAGESVEQRERRLTRALREGLDEIPHLSVFGDSDGALVPFRAHRVDSNRLAVFLSKAGISARSGYFCAHYWLRERERVEPLVRFSLGAHNTEQDVARCLDVLGRMLRGL from the coding sequence GTGAGGAGACTGCGCCGCACCACGATGGGGGAGGGAGCGTCGGACCGTCCGGGTTTCGCCTACCTGCCCGCCGACACCGTGTACCTGGATGCGGCCTGCCAGTCGATGCGCCCCACGCCCGTCATCGAGGCGTTCGACGAGTACTTCCGCACCCGCAACGCGTGCGGCGGCCGCGCCTCCTACGAGAGCGCGCGCGAGGTGGATGCGGGCGTCGCCGACACGCGCGCGGCGGTGCTGCGCACGCTCGGGCTCACCTCCCGCACGCATGCGGTCTCGTTCACGTTGAACACCACGTACGGCCTGAACCTCCTGCTGACACAGCTGCCCGCCGGCAGATTCCGCCGAGTCGTGACGACGGTCACCGAGCACAACGCGGTCTTTCTCAGTACCATCGCCTTCGCCCGCGCTCGCGGCATCGATCGTGTCGTGCTCGAGCGCGACGCGCTCGGTGCACTGATGTACCGCGACGCCGACCTCGCCGATGCCCTCGTCGTCGTCTCGGCCCAGAACAATGTGGACGGTGCCGTCACCGCGGATCTGGCGGGTCTCGTGGCCGACGTCCACCGTCTCGGCGGGGCGGTCATCGTCGACGCCGCGCAGGCGATGGCCCACGCGCCCGAGGTCCTGCGCTCTCTCGCGGCCGATGCGATCTGCTTCTCTGGACACAAGGCGTACGGGCCGTCCCTGGGCGTCGTCGTCGCGACGCATGCCCTGCTGATGTCGCTCGAGGTGGGATTCGTCGGCGGCGGTCAGGTGGCGGAGGTCTCCGCGGACGACTTCGTGCTGCTCGACGAGCCGCATACCCGCCTCGAACCCGGCCTGCAGGCCTGGGGTGAGATCCTCGCCTTCGGCGCGGCGCTGCGGTGGCGCCAGTCGTACTCGCGCACCGCAGGGGAGTCCGTCGAGCAGCGTGAGCGACGCTTGACGCGTGCGCTGCGGGAGGGGTTGGACGAGATTCCGCACCTGAGCGTCTTCGGTGACTCCGACGGCGCGCTCGTGCCCTTTCGCGCCCACCGCGTCGACAGCAACCGACTGGCGGTGTTCCTCTCGAAGGCGGGGATCTCCGCACGCAGTGGATACTTCTGTGCGCACTACTGGCTGCGCGAACGCGAACGGGTCGAGCCGCTGGTGCGGTTCAGTCTGGGCGCGCACAACACCGAACAGGACGTCGCACGCTGCCTCGACGTGCTCGGCCGGATGCTGAGGGGGCTCTGA
- a CDS encoding prephenate dehydrogenase — MSESNGISAPARVAARTSGTVRVVGAGLLGASIGHALRALDVDVVLDDTSPAQLRLAIDYGAGRAAAPGDAPRLIVVAVPPDVIADVVERELSAYPDAVVTDVASVKGQPLRALRARDVDLTRYIGSHPMAGRERGGAIAARADLFVGRPWVVCRDEETAAADLALVEGLALDLGAMPIEMAPEEHDRSVALVSHVPQLVSSLLAARLTAAPEDALRLAGQGVRDTTRLAASAPELWVQILGANAAPVVDVLDAFAADLAAVADALRQPDAPGARRGVADTILRGNQGVERLPGKHGQNRRFETIVVMVDDTPGQLGRLFGELGELGVNVEDLRLEHSPGAQFGLAEISVVPAIAAPAVAGLEARGWRIASSANE; from the coding sequence GTGAGCGAGTCGAACGGCATCAGCGCGCCCGCGCGGGTCGCCGCGCGCACCTCGGGCACGGTCCGTGTCGTCGGCGCGGGCCTGCTGGGCGCCAGCATCGGTCACGCCCTCCGTGCCCTGGACGTCGACGTCGTGCTCGACGACACCTCACCCGCCCAGCTCCGCCTGGCGATCGACTACGGCGCCGGTCGTGCCGCGGCGCCCGGCGACGCCCCCCGACTCATCGTCGTCGCCGTGCCGCCGGACGTGATCGCCGACGTCGTCGAGCGAGAACTCTCGGCCTATCCCGATGCCGTCGTGACCGATGTCGCGAGCGTCAAGGGCCAGCCGCTGCGCGCACTCCGTGCCCGTGACGTGGACCTCACGCGCTACATCGGCTCGCACCCCATGGCCGGTCGCGAACGCGGCGGCGCCATCGCGGCGCGCGCCGACCTGTTCGTCGGACGGCCGTGGGTGGTCTGCCGCGATGAGGAGACCGCCGCCGCCGATCTGGCGCTCGTGGAGGGGCTCGCGCTCGATCTGGGTGCCATGCCGATCGAGATGGCACCCGAGGAGCACGACCGCTCTGTCGCCCTCGTCTCGCACGTGCCGCAGCTCGTCTCGAGCCTGCTCGCCGCGCGGCTCACGGCAGCACCCGAGGACGCCTTGCGCCTGGCCGGGCAGGGTGTTCGCGACACCACCCGGCTCGCCGCATCCGCACCCGAGCTCTGGGTGCAGATCCTCGGCGCCAACGCCGCTCCCGTCGTGGACGTGCTCGACGCGTTCGCTGCGGATCTCGCCGCCGTCGCCGACGCGTTGCGGCAGCCGGATGCGCCGGGCGCGCGACGCGGTGTCGCCGACACGATCCTGCGCGGCAACCAGGGCGTCGAGCGGCTGCCGGGAAAGCACGGGCAGAACCGTCGCTTCGAGACCATCGTCGTCATGGTGGACGACACCCCGGGCCAGCTCGGCCGCCTGTTCGGCGAGCTCGGCGAGCTCGGGGTGAACGTCGAGGACCTGCGCCTGGAGCATTCGCCCGGCGCCCAGTTCGGCCTGGCAGAGATCAGTGTCGTTCCCGCGATCGCCGCACCCGCCGTTGCGGGCCTCGAGGCGCGCGGGTGGAGGATTGCGAGCAGTGCCAATGAGTGA
- a CDS encoding pseudouridine synthase, which yields MTDTEGVRLQKALANAGVASRRVAEQYIVEGRVRVNGTVVTELGSRIDPEADLVDVDGVAVEFDQSKRYVMLNKPTGVVSSMGDDRGRRDLREFTRDFEERLYNVGRLDADTSGLLLLTNDGELAHVLAHPSFGVTKVYIAKVDGRVSAQTISALTRGFELEDGFIRADKARLLDASATSSLVELTLHSGRNRIVRRMMASVGHPVLELVRRQFGPLHLGTLPAGRMRELTKIERGALLTLARRDQVSDPPGEQENQ from the coding sequence ATGACCGATACCGAGGGCGTCCGCCTGCAGAAGGCGCTCGCGAACGCGGGCGTCGCCTCGCGCCGCGTGGCGGAGCAGTACATCGTCGAGGGTCGGGTGCGCGTGAACGGCACCGTCGTGACGGAGCTCGGCAGCCGGATCGATCCCGAGGCCGACCTCGTCGACGTCGACGGCGTCGCGGTCGAGTTCGACCAGTCCAAGCGGTACGTCATGCTCAACAAGCCCACGGGCGTCGTGAGCTCGATGGGCGACGATCGCGGCCGCCGCGACCTCCGTGAGTTCACCCGTGACTTCGAGGAGCGCCTCTACAACGTCGGTCGCCTGGACGCCGACACGTCAGGTCTCCTCCTGCTGACCAACGACGGGGAGCTCGCGCACGTGCTGGCACACCCCTCGTTCGGTGTCACGAAGGTCTATATCGCGAAGGTCGACGGCCGGGTGTCGGCGCAGACGATCTCAGCGCTCACGCGCGGCTTCGAGCTGGAGGACGGCTTCATCCGGGCGGACAAGGCGCGCCTGCTCGACGCCTCCGCCACGAGCAGCCTCGTGGAGCTGACGCTCCACTCCGGCCGCAATCGCATCGTGCGGCGCATGATGGCCTCGGTCGGGCATCCCGTCCTCGAGCTCGTGCGCCGACAGTTCGGTCCCCTCCACCTGGGAACACTCCCGGCGGGGCGGATGCGGGAGTTGACTAAGATCGAGCGGGGTGCGCTTCTCACGCTCGCGCGCCGCGACCAGGTGTCCGACCCGCCCGGAGAGCAGGAGAACCAGTGA